One window of Thiomicrorhabdus lithotrophica genomic DNA carries:
- a CDS encoding peptidoglycan DD-metalloendopeptidase family protein, whose translation MKNWLMSSKMSKLAIASIALVTAISFLPTSSIANLPLKKIALPLPQAVETTTNHTELKKTSEDSKWQAHKIKIGRNDSLSTALDRVNVTASTTYNIGRLKNSNLITNLRVGDEITVWVDKNDHLQRILYPKTKTLAYEVVKTDTGYQINEKKSAVEIRTETAYGEINGAFYLAAQRAGLSARSIMQLADMYAWDIDFLHELRKGDYFKVIYETRYLNGEYLGDGDILAAQITTGGGKHQHNAFVLRDKKEVIGFYNEKGKNLKKAFLRAPVDYVRITSKFNPKRFHPVLKKWRSHRGVDYGGPLNTPIRATGSGKIIQRGRGTGYGNYIKIQHAGKYMTVYGHLNKYGKFKKGQYVKQGDVIGYMGKTGLATGVHLHYEFRINGKHVDPLKVKFPAAGPIAKKYKTAFKQKSQFLLTQLDRLDTRTHIARSFE comes from the coding sequence ATGAAAAATTGGCTTATGTCATCCAAAATGTCTAAATTAGCAATCGCATCAATTGCGCTGGTCACGGCTATCAGTTTTTTACCCACCTCTTCCATTGCTAATTTACCACTAAAAAAAATCGCCCTGCCACTCCCTCAAGCAGTTGAGACAACAACAAACCATACGGAATTAAAAAAGACTTCTGAAGATTCCAAATGGCAAGCACACAAGATTAAAATTGGTAGAAACGATTCTTTAAGCACCGCACTAGATCGTGTTAACGTCACCGCATCAACAACCTATAACATTGGACGTTTAAAAAATAGTAACTTGATTACCAATCTACGCGTGGGTGATGAAATAACGGTTTGGGTAGATAAAAATGACCACTTACAGAGAATTCTTTACCCAAAAACAAAAACGCTCGCCTATGAAGTAGTTAAAACCGATACTGGCTATCAAATAAATGAAAAAAAATCAGCTGTTGAAATTCGTACAGAAACAGCTTACGGCGAAATAAACGGGGCTTTTTACCTTGCTGCTCAGCGCGCAGGTTTAAGCGCTAGAAGCATTATGCAACTTGCTGACATGTACGCATGGGATATTGATTTTTTACATGAATTACGTAAAGGCGACTACTTTAAAGTTATTTATGAGACTCGTTACTTAAATGGTGAATACCTTGGCGATGGTGATATTCTAGCCGCTCAAATCACGACTGGCGGCGGTAAACACCAACATAATGCTTTTGTCTTAAGAGATAAAAAAGAAGTCATTGGTTTTTATAATGAAAAAGGTAAAAACCTTAAGAAAGCCTTTTTACGCGCTCCTGTCGACTATGTTCGCATTACCTCTAAATTCAACCCTAAACGCTTCCACCCAGTACTAAAAAAGTGGCGTTCGCATCGTGGTGTCGATTACGGAGGGCCACTAAATACGCCTATACGTGCAACAGGTAGCGGAAAAATAATCCAACGAGGTAGAGGCACAGGTTACGGTAACTACATTAAAATTCAACACGCTGGTAAATACATGACGGTTTATGGCCACCTAAATAAATACGGTAAGTTCAAAAAAGGGCAGTATGTAAAACAAGGTGATGTAATTGGATACATGGGAAAAACAGGTTTAGCTACTGGTGTTCACCTTCATTACGAGTTTCGCATTAACGGTAAACACGTAGATCCATTAAAAGTTAAATTCCCTGCTGCGGGTCCTATAGCCAAAAAATACAAAACGGCTTTTAAACAGAAAAGTCAGTTTTTGTTGACTCAACTAGACCGCTTAGACACTAGAACACACATAGCCAGAAGTTTTGAATAG
- a CDS encoding sulfurtransferase TusA family protein, with product MSLETTDSSNTILVDAKGLKCPMPVIKLQQQVRKSRPGDLICIACTDTGAEKDISSWTKVNKHQLINTVPTEYGCDITIQVKLA from the coding sequence ATGAGCTTAGAAACAACCGACTCCTCCAATACCATTTTAGTTGACGCCAAAGGCCTAAAATGCCCAATGCCTGTCATAAAATTACAGCAACAAGTCAGAAAGAGCAGGCCTGGTGATTTGATATGCATTGCTTGTACCGATACTGGGGCTGAAAAAGACATTTCAAGCTGGACCAAAGTCAATAAACATCAACTTATAAATACGGTGCCAACAGAGTATGGATGCGACATTACCATTCAAGTAAAACTAGCTTAA
- the glyQ gene encoding glycine--tRNA ligase subunit alpha, whose protein sequence is MSAQAATDIRTFQGLIQTLQAYWAEQGCVVMQPYDNEMGAGTFHPSTFLRSIGPEPWRAAYVQPCRRPTDGRYGENPNRLQHYYQFQVMLKPSPDNIQELYLNSLKVMGVDPLEHDIRFVEDNWESPTLGAWGLGWEVWMNGMEVTQFTYFQQVGGLECRPVTGEITYGLERIAMYLQGVDSVYDLVWVDGPEGKVTYGDVFHQNEVEMSTYNFEKADTAILFRTFDECEQIFAKLVEDKLPLPAYEQVLKASHAFNMLDARHAISVTERARFIGRVRTMAKQIAESYYEGREALGFPLVKEETK, encoded by the coding sequence GTGTCGGCACAAGCAGCAACAGATATTCGCACGTTTCAGGGGTTAATTCAGACTCTACAGGCCTATTGGGCAGAGCAAGGTTGTGTCGTAATGCAACCTTATGACAATGAAATGGGGGCGGGGACGTTTCACCCATCAACATTTTTAAGATCTATTGGTCCAGAGCCATGGCGTGCAGCTTATGTTCAGCCTTGTCGTCGCCCTACCGATGGTCGTTATGGTGAAAACCCAAACCGTTTACAACACTATTACCAGTTTCAGGTAATGTTGAAACCATCGCCAGATAATATCCAAGAGTTGTATTTAAACTCTTTAAAAGTGATGGGTGTTGACCCTCTAGAACATGATATTCGTTTTGTTGAAGATAACTGGGAGTCTCCAACCCTAGGTGCATGGGGACTGGGTTGGGAAGTATGGATGAACGGAATGGAAGTGACTCAGTTTACCTATTTCCAACAAGTAGGTGGATTGGAATGTCGTCCGGTAACAGGTGAAATCACCTATGGTCTTGAGCGTATTGCGATGTATCTGCAAGGCGTCGATTCAGTTTACGATTTGGTTTGGGTAGACGGCCCAGAAGGTAAGGTGACTTACGGTGATGTTTTTCACCAGAACGAAGTTGAAATGTCGACTTATAACTTTGAAAAAGCCGATACCGCAATTTTATTCAGAACCTTTGATGAATGTGAGCAAATATTTGCCAAATTAGTTGAAGATAAACTTCCTTTACCTGCTTATGAGCAAGTATTAAAAGCTTCTCATGCATTTAACATGTTAGACGCACGTCATGCAATCAGTGTGACTGAGCGCGCACGTTTTATCGGACGTGTGCGTACTATGGCTAAGCAGATTGCTGAATCTTATTACGAAGGTCGTGAAGCTTTAGGGTTCCCATTAGTGAAAGAGGAGACTAAATAA